In Candidatus Desulfofervidus auxilii, the genomic stretch GGTCTTAAGCCCAATACGAAGATAATCTATAAGATTGAAGAGGGAAGATTGGTGATAGAGCCCATTCCAAGTCTCGAGGATGTTTTAGAGGAACCGCCAGCCATCGAAATTACACTAGAAGAATTCCATGAATTTAGGAAAAAACTTTCTCGAAAGGCTGAAATATGAAGCTACTATTAGATACCACGTATTTTCTACCAGTTATAGGAATTTCTGTTAAGAATATTCTATGGAATACTATTATTGAGTTAATTAAAGGGGGATATCAAGTTCTGATAAGCGAAATTACATTTTTTGAACTCTCAGCCAAAGGCGCTAAATATATTGTAGCTGGAACTCTTACCCCTGAAAGAGTATCTAAAGGTATGAGAGCCCTTCTATACGATGATAGGATAGAAAAGATACCTATTTATGATACCTCTATACTATTAACAGCCTTTAAGCTTAGGATGATATTAAACGATTTTATAGACTGTCTTATCCTCTCATCAGCCATTAACCGAGCCGAGGTCTTAGTAACAGAAGACAAAGATATTCTAGAAATATCTAATAAAAGATCATTTCAAAACATTATTCAAATATCAAACCCTAAATTTAAGATCAAAAAGCTTAAGAATATAATATAACTTTACTAGCCACCTAATTATCCTCCTTTAATCTTAATCGATATCCCTCAAGAATTGGCTTAAATCTTTCAAAAGCTTTTCTTTCTTTCATTAGATAGCGATTATAATCGCCTTGATATATATTATAATCTACCTCTAGTAACGTTTGATAAGCATTTTAAAACTTATAGAACTAGGTTTAAACCTCTATAATCTCTTCCCTTCTCCATATATTTAATCATACTAAATACCAATAAGCCTCAAATTTATGTATATATTGAGAAATTCATTCGATAATTGGTTGTATAATTATGGCTATATCGCATTTAACTATAGTTATTTGCTAACGAGTTCAATAGAGCTATATTTTATCTTAAATTTTATGTAGAAGGGCATTATAAGTTTAATACCATTTCTCCTCTATAACGAGGTACCCATTCCACATTTTTATACGGCGTTGCTTTTCCAAACTCTTACAGGTTTAGAACTCACATTATATTTTCTTACAAAGGCAATTGCTTGTTTAAAGTAAATTGGTTGATTAAACACTCCTGCTCTTCACCTTACCCTCCCTCTTTAATTCATACAGAATCTTAAGAATAATTGGAGGAGGATAATCTTCAAATCTCTCTAATATTTCACTAGTCAATACTTTTTCTTAAGGACGTCGGCCTCCCCTATACTCAACTCAATTTCATAAACAGGGATGAAAATCTTTTAAACCTGGCTATTTCTTCTTTCAGTAATCGGATTTCACGCTCAAGTCTTTCTATCCTATCTAATAGATATGGATAGCGAAAACTGGACAGCTTCATACTCATTCCAATCCTCTTTTAATGTTTTAAAATCAATCACTTTTCTACTACGTCTACTAAATATTTATATATTTTACATTTAACACACCTATTCTTCATAATTATTAAGAAGATTTAGATGATAGTGACTTTATGGATAGTTAGATTTTTATTAATTTTGATTCGGTCTAAGGTTAAACTTATTAATAAGTTTAACCATCTAAATTATTTGGTGGTTTTGTGAGCGTTGTTAGGGTTTATAAGAAGGGTATTATTGTTTTACCTAAGAGTGTTAGGGATAAAGTTGGTGTTGAGGAGGGTATGCTGTTGAAGGTTTTTATAGAAGATGATAGAATTGTTTTGAAGCCTCTTGATCTATGGAATAGAGTATGGGGTTGTGGTAAGGGTATGGGTTCAGCTGAGGAGGCAGAGCTAGAGCTTGATCGTGAGGAGGATGTGTTTTGGGGTCGAAGAAAGTTAAAGAAGTAGTTATTGATACTTATGTTCTCTTAGCCATAGTTTATGATGAAGTAGGTGAAAACGCAAGTAGAGTACTAGAGGATATACGTAAAGGATTAGTTAAGGGATTACTCCCCACAACAGTTGCCTATGAATATATGATACACTGGTTGAGAGGTAGGATACCTGGGCTCAAAAGTCTTGAAGAAGTTATAACATATTTGGAAAACTATTTTAAAATAGTGGATTTAACTTTCAAAGATTATATGGATGCAGCTAAGATAAAAGTTAGAGGCGACGAGATTCTAAGGAAAGCTGAGGATGAAGCTCTTAGATCAAGAAAACTAAGCATTATTGACTCAACAGTAATAGCTTTAGCCCGTAAAAGAAAAGCCCCCATATTATCAGGTGATAAAGACCTAACATATGTTGCAGGAAAAGAGAAAATAGAGATCATATGGTAGAAAGAAATAACATATATTGAGAATTTGAAGGGAAAACCACAACATAAATATATGTTTAAGGTTGCCTACAGATGGCTTAAGATATTTAAGATTTGTATAAAGATTGTTGAGAATAGGAGTTGAAAATAATTTAAAGAAGTATTACTTAAGCCTGTCATATATACTCTTTCTTCTGCCTACTCGCACCACGATAACTCTGCATTTCATTAGCATATAGATAATTCTATATCCTCCTATCCTTGCTCGACAAAATTTCTTCAGTTTTCCCTTCAATCTTTTTTCACATATAGGGTTATGAGATAATTCATTTATTCTCATGAGAATTTTCTTTGCATTTCCATTAGATATCCTAGACAAAAATTTCTTTAACAAAAATTTCTTTACCTGACTTTGCATTTCAATAATGCAAGTCAAGGTTTTAACCCTCAACATTTAAACCTAAAGACTTTAGATTACCATAGACTTCATCATCCAATATGGTATCCAGTGTATCTATATAGATATCAGGTTCTTCAGTTTTTCCACTTAAACTTGTTTACAAGACCTAGAACTGCTGAAGATGTTGAGATCCAGGAAAACATAAATGACCTATAAATAAACCGTTTTAATCATTACAATAATATTAAACAAATATATTGACCCAAAACATTTAATCGAAACATTTTTAAGTCTGAATTATATATATGAATATGTTTAGAACATATTCTAGGTGGTAAGATAGATGAGACAAATACTTACTCTCGCTAAAGTAACATTCCGTCATGAGCCTTGTCCTTTTATTAGTTTAGCGAGAATCACAGATTCGACTCTATATCCAGTATATCCTAATTTAGCGACATTTAAAAACTATATGTTTCCCACAATTCTCGAAATTCCGGCAATCCCTGAAGACGCATTCACTAGATATCTGGAAACATTCAATAATTCATTTCAATTAAAGTTTCAAAAAAGAAGTGAAGAAAGAAAGAGAACAATTTTTGCTCTTGTGGCGAATAAGGGATTAGAAGAATTTGTGAAATTGACAGCTAAACGCAGAATGGTGTTATCACAACTCCCCCTTCACTCAGTAACTAAAAGTGAGGAATCTTTCTTTTTCATAGTGGATTTCAATAATGCAAAGTTCGTAGACGAATATGAAGAAAGATTATCTGCTATAGGCGATGCACGAGTTGTTATGATGAGTGAACTCAGAAATTTAGACGACTTTAAACAAATTCTTATAAGGAGGATAATAGAGCTTAGTCGTGAAGATGAGAAAATATTGTCCTATGCTATCCATTACGGGTACTTTGATATTCCAAAGAAGATTACATTAGGTGAACTAGCAAATAAGCTAAATATATCTAAAACAAGCCTTGATGTAAAGCTTAGAAAATCTATAGGTAGAATTATAGGAAGACTAATAGAGATGTACGAAGTATACTATTCACTTTTAGGAGTATAAAGGCGGTTAAAAAATGTCGCGTTCCTTCGTTAACATTATCAAAAAATACCCCATACTTGCTAAATTAGTGGTTTCTGACAAGTATTGGGCAACGCAGGTTTCAAAATCTTATCCCCACTCAATATACTCGTTACCAGTACCATACTTTCCTCCGATTCGAGATGCAATACACGAATATGCTATTATAGAAAATGTAATGTAAAAAGTCAATATATATTCCTAGCATATAATAATGCTGCGATAAATAATTTAAAGGCTAAGATCTCAGAAATTACTGACTATCTATCTCTTTCGATTATTTCAAACAATGTATCCTCAGAAAAAGTATATAACCAGGAACAATGTTTTTTTAACAAACCACTTAAAATTCTCGGCTTCGACGAAAAGCAAAGAGAAATTGTAAAACAATTAATGCTTGGGATATCTTTAACACCAGATAAAATACGGGGTAGAAACGTAGTAAGAATCATAGAGTTATTATCAAGAAGATCTATAAGAGAAGCCATTGAAGAAATACTACATATATTATTTAAAATAATATCTCATCAAATTTAAGAATTTATTAAATAAAACTTACTTTTTTATTCTTTATCCTATCTATTATTTACATATATATTAGTTTATAAAATATGATTTCTCTAATTTGGAATAATCCCAAAAATACAAAATTACTTAGAGTACTGTTTAACAAATATTCTAATACTAAAATAATTCTTTCATAAAAGACTCTACAGTCTTTTCCACAGCTTCTCTACTCTTAAATCTTGGAGTAAAGCCAGCTTTCCTCAATTTTTCTATTGAAAGCGCTATCCTCTTAACATCACCCCTCCATCCAACACCATGAAGCATAGGCTTATAGCTGAAAGAAACATTTTTCAGTCCAAGGGTTTCCACAGTTATTCTTGCAACATCGTTTACAGTAATCCAATCTATAGAACCAATATTATAGACATCGAAATTTTTAGTAATTTTCTCGGCG encodes the following:
- a CDS encoding AbrB/MazE/SpoVT family DNA-binding domain-containing protein produces the protein MIIEGRVGSKGELFPPKKIREKLGLKPNTKIIYKIEEGRLVIEPIPSLEDVLEEPPAIEITLEEFHEFRKKLSRKAEI
- a CDS encoding PIN domain-containing protein, which translates into the protein MKLLLDTTYFLPVIGISVKNILWNTIIELIKGGYQVLISEITFFELSAKGAKYIVAGTLTPERVSKGMRALLYDDRIEKIPIYDTSILLTAFKLRMILNDFIDCLILSSAINRAEVLVTEDKDILEISNKRSFQNIIQISNPKFKIKKLKNII
- a CDS encoding AbrB/MazE/SpoVT family DNA-binding domain-containing protein; its protein translation is MSVVRVYKKGIIVLPKSVRDKVGVEEGMLLKVFIEDDRIVLKPLDLWNRVWGCGKGMGSAEEAELELDREEDVFWGRRKLKK
- a CDS encoding PIN domain-containing protein, with product MGSKKVKEVVIDTYVLLAIVYDEVGENASRVLEDIRKGLVKGLLPTTVAYEYMIHWLRGRIPGLKSLEEVITYLENYFKIVDLTFKDYMDAAKIKVRGDEILRKAEDEALRSRKLSIIDSTVIALARKRKAPILSGDKDLTYVAGKEKIEIIW
- a CDS encoding helix-turn-helix domain-containing protein — encoded protein: MRQILTLAKVTFRHEPCPFISLARITDSTLYPVYPNLATFKNYMFPTILEIPAIPEDAFTRYLETFNNSFQLKFQKRSEERKRTIFALVANKGLEEFVKLTAKRRMVLSQLPLHSVTKSEESFFFIVDFNNAKFVDEYEERLSAIGDARVVMMSELRNLDDFKQILIRRIIELSREDEKILSYAIHYGYFDIPKKITLGELANKLNISKTSLDVKLRKSIGRIIGRLIEMYEVYYSLLGV
- a CDS encoding UDP-glucose 4-epimerase, producing the protein AEKITKNFDVYNIGSIDWITVNDVARITVETLGLKNVSFSYKPMLHGVGWRGDVKRIALSIEKLRKAGFTPRFKSREAVEKTVESFMKELF